The following proteins are co-located in the Silene latifolia isolate original U9 population chromosome 1, ASM4854445v1, whole genome shotgun sequence genome:
- the LOC141607819 gene encoding chlorophyllase type 0-like: MASITTILLTLLAVIASSEATDHLFQKPASLNVFKRGIYTPVRVDTSISPKSLVIFSPKEAGVYPILFFVHGFDIPNYEYTELFNFTASHGIIVVAPMLFTYFGIIPIIPSQQQEIDDAADVANWLALNINTAKPNILPEQVTANFDMFAMSGHSRGGKTAFALVLGYTKKTTLNVKVSALLAVDPVAGNKVGFVERRSKPYVLTKEANSLNISVPTTIIGTGVGTSCTPKGLSHAQFYKECVQASYFVISNYGHCDMLNDNNPLASLLRTMCGSGKRGTYDIMRRTLGGIMVAFIDAYFGGSPAVFNEILSNPSLAPTKLHPVDEKGLSQQYYDA; encoded by the exons ATGGCTAGCATAACAACTATTCTATTGACGTTGTTGGCAGTCATTGCTTCTTCGGAAGCTACCGATCACTTATTTCAGAAACCGGCGTCACTCAATGTATTCAAAAGGGGAATTTATACTCCAGTAAGAGTGGATACATCCATATCTCCCAAGTCTTTGGTGATCTTTTCACCTAAGGAAGCAGGAGTATACCCTATCCTCTTTTTCGTCCACGGCTTTGATATTCCAAATTACGAGTATACTGAGCTATTTAACTTCACAGCTTCTCATGGCATCATTGTCGTTGCTCCAATG TTATTCACATACTTTGGCATAATCCCCATTATCCCAAGCCAACAGCAAGAGATAGATGATGCAGCAGATGTAGCCAATTGGTTAGCCTTAAACATAAACACTGCTAAGCCCAACATCCTGCCTGAACAAGTTACGGCGAATTTCGACATGTTTGCAATGTCAGGACATAGCAGGGGAGGAAAGACGGCCTTCGCTCTTGTCCTTGGCTACACCAAGAAAACAACCCTCAATGTCAAAGTGTCAGCATTACTAGCAGTCGACCCGGTTGCTGGTAACAAAGTAGGATTCGTTGAGCGGCGAAGCAAGCCATACGTTCTGACCAAAGAGGCTAATTCACTCAACATATCTGTTCCAACCACGATCATTGGCACGGGTGTGGGCACAAGTTGCACACCCAAGGGACTCAGCCACGCTCAGTTTTACAAGGAATGTGTACAAGCGTCGTATTTTGTGATCTCTAACTATGGCCACTGTGACATGTTGAATGACAATAATCCTCTTGCTAGTCTTTTAAGAACAATGTGTGGGAGTGGGAAGCGAGGGACTTATGATATTATGAGAAGGACTCTTGGTGGGATAATGGTCGCCTTTATTGACGCCTATTTTGGTGGGAGTCCTGCTGTGTTTAACGAGATTTTGTCGAATCCGTCTCTAGCTCCTACCAAGCTTCATCCAGTGGATGAAAAGGGTCTGTCTCAACAGTATTATGATGCTTAA
- the LOC141597460 gene encoding uncharacterized protein LOC141597460, with protein MGPVWYLGERLARQCSRDVLTVPIDPPRTMFREPSEAERETDLAGVGGDAFLLPGEDYSAFLYGRLAYWPVVEVEAAGIEPPEYPETLEYTDATGRTTISELRDCDVAVMDAGLDEWQHLIRRVAPSRFVALWRVANRLRATAVEALVGGRGRQKERELERELAQSREETARLLRELEVRDAEVATLEARVAELGGDRQ; from the exons atgggtcctgtgtggtatttgggcgagcgcttggctcgtcagtgctctcgggatgtcttgacggttcccatcgatcctcctaggacgatgttcagggagccttctgaggctgagagggagactgacttggctggcgttggtggtgacgccttccttcttcctggtgaggactactcggcgtttctctatgggaggttggcgtactggccggttgtg gaggttgaggcggcgggcattgagcccccagagtaccccgagaccctcgagtacactgacgcgaccgggaggacgacgatctccgagctgcgtgactgtGACGTGGCTGTGatggatgctggcttggacgagtggcagcatcttattcggagg gttgcaccgtctcggtttgtggcgttatggagggtagccaaccggctgcgagctactgccgtcgaggcacttgtcggcggtcgaggtcgtcag aaggagcgcgagctggagcgagagctggctcagtctcgggaggagacagctcgtttgttgagggagctcgaggtccgcgacgccgaggttgccactctcgaggcgagagttgcggagttaggcggcgaccggcagtag